One region of Equus caballus isolate H_3958 breed thoroughbred chromosome 23, TB-T2T, whole genome shotgun sequence genomic DNA includes:
- the GADD45G gene encoding growth arrest and DNA damage-inducible protein GADD45 gamma encodes MTLEEVRGQDTVPESTARMQGAGKALHELLLSALRQGCLTAGVYESAKVLNVDPDNVTFCVLAADEEDEGDIALQIHFTLIQAFCCENHIDIVRVGDVQRLAAIVGAGDEAGAPGDLHCILISNPNEDAWKDPALEKLSLFCEESRSVNDWVPSITLPE; translated from the exons ATGACTCTGGAAGAAGTTCGCGGCCAGGATACAGTTCCGGAAAGCACGGCCAG GATGCAGGGCGCCGGGAAAGCGCTGCACGAGCTGCTGCTATCGGCGCTGCGCCAGGGCTGCCTCACCGCCGGCGTCTACGAGTCCGCCAAAGTCCTGAACGT GGACCCCGACAACGTGACCTTTTGCGTCCTGGCCGCCGACGAGGAGGACGAAGGCGACATCGCGCTGCAGATCCACTTCACGCTGATCCAGGCGTTCTGCTGCGAGAACCACATCGACATCGTGCGCGTGGGCGACGTGCAGCGGCTGGCGGCGATCGTGGGCGCCGGCGACGAGGCGGGCGCGCCGGGAGATCTGCACTGCATCCTCATCTCG AACCCCAATGAGGACGCGTGGAAGGACCCTGCCTTGGAGAAGCTCAGCTTGTTCTGCGAGGAGAGCCGCAGCGTCAACGACTGGGTGCCCAGTATCACTCTCCCCGAGTGA